The following is a genomic window from Malus sylvestris chromosome 12, drMalSylv7.2, whole genome shotgun sequence.
GTTTTTTGTCTAAGTGCTTTCCTCAGTTTCTACTTTACAGGGTTGGCCCTCTTCTGCTCACCTCGAGCACGAAATCACATCCTCAAGACAAGTGCTTAGCGTAATGTGCGTGTGGATTCGGATGACAACGAGAAGCTGTAAATTTTAATTACTCTCTTGTAACGGGTGAGTTTGTTCTTCCATGCTTTGCTTTGCTAACATAGAACCTAGCTGTTCCTTCCTACCCAGAATGCTCATAAAAGTATTGCATAAGTTTTAATGACGACGTTGTAGGCAAGAATTTGTTCAAATATATGTTTCTATTCGGGCATATTGCTCCCTGAGAGTTGAAGAATTTCATTCATAGGATAAAAAGACACGAAAAATGTGCATGATATTAATCTTTCATTAGAACTACAACGACGAAATCAGTTCTGAACCTCTCCTATATGAGGAATGCCCAAAGAGTATAAATTTTGTCATTCGATATACAATCAATCGTATATTCTTCAGTTTTGAATACATTTTCTCTAACAACGGGGCTGAAAACAGGCGCCGGAGCTcaaaaacttgaaactaaactaGTAAGAAAGTTATTAGTTATAAATAAGAACGAGGCCAACCTTGACATCTTTTTGCCATGTCTTATTCTGAATATGGCTCTCTTAACTCGGATGCACGCCTAAAGATTCATATTGGCATATGATTTTTGTTAGCCACTGAGAATTGTTGGCATGAGCTCCAATTGACTGCAATTAAGTATGAGAAAGGAGGCAGAGCCACCATCTGACCCATTTCCCAGCATTCTCTTCGTGTCTTGCCTACTATGCACACCAAGGACGAGTTCTAATATTTAATCGGACCGTCCAAGTTCCCGGATGCAAACTGAAAACAACCCCCACAAAAAAAAGAGTAAGTACTTGGTCTCAGGATCATGATTCATTGCAAGACCAAAATTGTGATTACCTGTTGAACGATTGGATTTGTTGAGGTTGTGAATTCATGAGTCATTCCTTGCCAGACTATCTCGCCCTCATAGAGAAACAACAACCTACATAATGAATTTGTATACACTTTGTTTAAAACACATCACACAATCAACGCAACTGTTCAATAACATGTCAATTTGGATGAGACACATAACCTGTCGACAGCTCGTCTGATGGTACTATGTTGGTGAGTAACAACAACATAAGATGCGATCTGCCCAGGTTTCTCGACTGCATCCTGACCTTTTGTATGAACAGAGCGGATGAGGTCTTCTACCACAGTAGATGCAATAGGATCAAGTCCAGCTGTTGGCTCATCATATAAGAGCACCTGTTGAAGGGCGTAAAAGACTGTCAGGACTCATGAGAACACACAGTACGCAATTACATCTTAAACTCAGATGAATGATACTATTGATACTTGGGACTATGAAGGAATGCAATGGGAATCATGACTCACGAGACAGGCAACAGTTATGAAAACATTATCCAAGgaaacaaattaaataaagttatcaTCTTCTCAAAATACCTCTGGCTCTATCGCTTCCTTTGTGGTATCATAAATTATGGATCGAGCCAGAGCAACTCGTTTCTTCATTCCACCAGACAGCTCCGAAGGTAACCGATCTTCAACTCCCTATACAAATAACCAAGATTGAtttaaacaaacttaaaagtcTAAGTCAAACTCCATTCTATTTAGTGGTGGTGGGGTTGGTTGGTGAGCAGTGATATCAAAATATTACATCCCATACAAACAAGATCATTAGAAGACAGTTGATGCCAAGGGTGGGAAGATGCTCAGAAATACTTGGTGAAAAATATTAcatgtttgttttttgggttGGGAGGGAGGGGAGGGGGTAAGTTGTGGAAGGTAGCTACTTTGCAGACTGATAAGTgataattaacattttaaccATACCTTTAACCCGACTGCGGCCAAGCTCTCAGTCACAAGCTTTGCAATTTGATCCTCGGGCATGCTCGAATTTTCGTacctaataaattaaaaataaattatacttTGACAGTTCTATTGAAACCTAATCTATCAGTCCTAACAGTGGAAAAGAGTGCcaaaattcaaaagaatttAAAGCTGACTTACAGAAGAAAACCGACATTTTCACGAACAGTCAAAGAATCAAAAAGTGCAGCGCTCTGAAACACCTGTTAGGTAGTAGATAAATGCATTAAAAGACATTTTTTGTATACAAGTGAACCAGAAAGAAATAGATGACCCCTAGCATAACAGTGAAGTTTACCAATCCAATCCGAAGACCGGATATCTCATCATCGCTGATCAAACCAACTCTCTTTCGACCTCGAATGTACACCTCTCCCTGCTCGTTACACAATGGACAGAATCTTTATAAGAGAACAACAACTACCTCATTGAAGCTCAATAATGTCTAGACAAAAGTTAATGCAACAAAGGTTAGAATAATATGAAAACCAGCTTAACTATCAACCTTGTCAGGAGCAAGAAGCCCTGCCATTATCTTCAGAACTGTAGATTTTCCAGTGCCAGAAGGCCCAATTATTCCAACAGCTTCGCCATGCCTAATCTATAAATGAATCCACGAATGACCAATAATATCTTTTATTAGAAACAGAaattatattgaaaatataggaAAGCCAAAGCAATGAAAGGGAAGACCAGTAGCACATTCAACGTTAAAGAACAATGTTATAGGAAACAATACACAGGATAGGTAAGAAGAAAACAGTCCTAAACAACACCATTCCCATCCTAACAAAAAGAGTAGCATTCTTGTTTCTTTcattctagaaatcccattgcAACGCTTTCCCAGCCTATCCAATTGAGAAACAACCCAAACTACCTGTTATAAGCATAACAATCTACTACATAACCCACAAGCTAAATCCCATTCAGATGCCAAACAGAGAATTGACTACTCTTCTTTTCACAAAGTATGCAGTCACAGGGTAAAGAAAGCACTGAATTCTTCAACTGAAGTGAATCGCTAGTTTTCAAATGGTTTACGACACAAAAATTCAAGCTAAAGAATTTAACTTTTGATACTCTTGTCTTGACCAAGAATTATCATGGTCTCAGGACAATAGCAAAGTTCAAACCTAAGCTACCTCCACAGACAATCAATGCAcataaatttttaaaagaaCTAAATATCAAATGAACAAGATTCACCTTGAAGCTCACACCTCTCAATATATTCTTCTCGCCAAACGATTTGTAGACGTCTCTACACTCGATCAGAACATCCGAATCACCCTCAGGCTCCTGAACTCTACTTAAATCCTCTGATTTAAATGAATCCTGATCAGAAAAACCATGTCAGCCACAGCTACCATTTTATGATCTGGATTATTTTTAGCTACTACAACATCTAACTACGCATTTCATCTGtccattggaaatccaacacGGTGATCAAAACACGAAACAAGTTCTCCAAACTGCAGCTTATCGAAAACAATACAAAGGAAATAACAAATAACAATATAATGTAGATGTCAATAGAAGCCAAATAAGCATACAAAATGGTTGCTTTACTAAACAAAAACATGGGTTCTTAAAAGGTTGTCTAAGACTACCTCAAATTTTGTAGCAAAGGATTCATCGCTGCGCAGGTTCGGGTGAGGCGCCATACAAGCGCACAAAACGTTTCTGGGCTCTTCCTTTTGCTTGTCACTACTATACCAATTGATCGTCCTGGCAAATCGAACGGGCCGAGAAAAACCTTTGGATGTGAAGCCGCTAGATGTCGCCAGAGGAAACAACACTGAATTCGACAGAGAAAACATGCTTCTGGGTAGCAGAACAAGATTAAATTATCGGcgccaaaaaatcaaaatttgaagcAATTGAGGCCGTTGGTGTTGGAAATTTGCGATTTTGGAAACGACCCAGATCAGATTATAGGACGAAGACCAGTTGTGGAAGCAACTCGGTTGCAAACAGTGgaaatttgatgaatttgaaggtGACCCAGATCAGTTTTTGGGCCAAAACGCCCAGAAGAGATACCGATTGAATGCAATTGCTGGGAGTAATTGCCGGGATTGTGGAGGAGCTGTTGTGGCGGCTGCGTGGGTGGGGTTAAAGTGGTGGACTTTTTCTGAAATAGCACCGCACGTGTATTTTGCTGGGGCATTTCACTCCCTCTCACTCTCAGTCCTCCTTCCTCTCCTTTTGCCTTGCTTGGATTTACAGACAGAGTAAGGTTATAGGCTAATTCATATTATTATGGgcaaaataaatggataatatcatgattaattttttaatataaaaatgtgatttttcgttagaATGAATACTATGgcaagttttttgttaaagtttcatattattattattattagaggACTTACATATAACAGTAGTCATGTGACattctttttttaaataaaacaattaaatttatatatattattgtttaAGTAAATTAATACTTCAAGTGATGGTGAAatcattttatataaattacTTTTTTATTATCGACATTATAAATTTTGTGTGTCGATTATATTGGGACCAATTTATTAATAGTATTGGGACCATAATATCAACATCTAATTTAAAGTCCATTTTTGGGGTCAGGGATTGGAGATGACATGACATTATTTGGAATTCCGAttcaattatcaaaagatgtcCAGATTTGACTTTATCATATTTaacattattttcatatttgacccagaaaaaaacatttttctttcatATTCCATGAAAACAGATTATATTTTCttaaatgatttttattttcttgaatgCAAATAAGTGTTTTATTGTATCTTAATTCGAGATTACTACAAGTGTAAGATGTATGAATGATGAGgaagattttatttattttgaacaagAATTTCAAAAGCTAGTAGGTGACATTTACATTTATAAACGTGAATTAGATCAGTTGGTCAAGATAATGTGCTCGCTGTATATGCGAGTAATTCCAAAAATTAGATGGCACTCATATGTAACTTAATATAGCTTAGgtattcatttcattttatATACAATGGTTACATTCTTTATTTTATGACAATATAAATGAAAAGTAGAGTAAATCAGTGAGTCTTTCCGGCCCCCGGAGGAATGGATAATCGTGGCTTGCCACCAGttgttcatttttttataaaaaataaaataaaataaagttagGGTAAATCAGTTATGTCCATGTATATGAAAAAGGAGTACTCGAATTTGAAAAACCATTGGGTCATGAGACCAAACCCTAATTGTAGACTTCTACTCTATATCATATTCATCGAACATGGGCTCAGTTTGAGGAGTGAGTCcataaagaaagtaagagaAAATCAAACCACTGAGTTTTCTTCATTAAAAATACACATTGAAATTACAAAACAGAACACGAGCCCTTAAATTTTATTAGATTAAATAAGCTAACGGCTCTTGTTATGACGTGTAACTTACACCTCATTGGAGAAAGCCTCGTGGAACCACTGGCAGTTGGATCCTTGCGGAAGCCCAAAACTCAGTAGATTTGGGGTGAAAAACTTTTTGTCCAAGTTCATATTACGTGGGCTTAAAAAACCAACCCAGATTAACCCACTATATTAGGCATAAACTCAACTATCAATGAGGATGAACCGAACAATTCTTGCAATCCGAAGCTCACATTTTATCACGAACAATTTCAGAAATATTATAGGACTCGTTtagatatgtttttaaaataactgaaagtttttttagagaaaatgtttttgggttccaaaagcactttaagtgcttttccaggatttattagcatttttactaagaattgtttcctaaaatattttcaccaaaagcgctttcagttattttaaaagcacatttaAACAAGCTCATATTATATTTGTATATCATTTTGTTTAGTTCATTTAAATAGAAGCAAAAAACCTACTTGTATTTATATATCTCGTTTATATTAGATAAATAATTCACGGTACAAAAATTGCTACATCTCTTGATAAAATGAGAGCTTCTAAAGATTTATACTCGGGGCACATAATAGGGCAACGTATCAAGATTCaggaatatataataaaattgctGGGTGAAGAGATTAGATGCCTAATTctctaaggaaaaaaaaaagggttgtaAATTGTAATATGCGAATTCCATGCATCATCATCAAGACTGCCTCAGGTGTTTGTTCTGATTGCTACAACTGCAGCACCCACCActcctatttttattttttcaaccaCCCAAAACCCTGGTCAGTCATAGACAAGAATatcaaattaaatataaacagacaCACACAATGTtaccatatatataaaaaaagtgCATCAATTCTTTGTGCATGGTTGCAAACACTATGATATATTCTGCCACATATCATAAAGCCACGAAGCTTTGAGTAGAATATTACGAATGGTTTAAATTTAGTAGTGCCCAATTAAGCCATTTCATGTATCTGATGTCACACATGATGACACTTGTCGTATGTTAAGAACCGCACATAATTTTTTGGCATTTGTTCCTTTGGACTAGTGTTACATTCTTGCATTGCATGCACTTCCTTTTGTCCCTAATATTTAAACGAAAATTTAAAAAgcgggaagagagagagggagctaGACGAAGACAAGGGGAATAAGCACGCGCAGCACAATGCTCAAGCACTAATTATTCGTCTACATTTGATTCGCATTGTAATCTCACGATTtagattgtttatttttaattttcagtcaCCATTTAAAGATTATACTTGTAACGAATTcacttaaataagaagtttttAAGCTTTTAGTTACTATTGTTAACCAAACGGCTTCAAATTTAATTGAAACTTTTACATAAACAATCTTTCAATAATAACCTAATTGGTTCTATTATGAGAATGGACCCACATAAATAATTAGAGGTGTAAAATTTTATCATAAAAGATCTCGGTGTTAGTTGAAATGAggttaaaatatttaaactattTACGAATATTTCAACACTTAGGTCAAAGGATTATCAGCCATTGTTTTTCGCTCTCTTTCCTTTTGGTTAGGGTTTCAGCAGCCAATGTCACCCACCCACCAGTCACCATACATAAAGATAATGCATGCACTCTCGCTGCCTTGATCACAAAAACATGAAGCTCCATTAGTGTGCGGCGATAGACCGTTGATATCTTTATCGATCACTAGTATATTATGTGTATGAACAATATTTTATCGGTGAGGAGTATAGTGAGCATAAAGTAATGGAAGTCACCTCATCTTAAATCTCACCCTGATTGGTTAACAATTGCATACGCTTAGGTCAAAAGTGCGCACTTGTTTAGCATTCCAAATCGATATACTTCGATCGATTGATATCCTGTGCCCCAAATGTGATGGCAAACAACTAAAGCTAGCCGCTCTTTTTAATTTGAATACCTATAATGCAGAAACTTGAGCTCATAGTCAAAATAGTTAGATAAGTGTGCTCAATATTTACGTTCAAACTCTCATTTTCATGAGAAATTTATATGGGTACCAAGAACACAGGTCACGTTGTGTGTCATTCCTCGTGTTATACCAATGGTGGATGACTGGATTGATACATCCCACTTTCGccttatattaataaaaaaacgaATCCAAATGTTATGATTTAAGTGAAATAGTAATGTCAAGTGACCATGTTCCAAGTAACCAAAAAATGACCCTCTTTCTATATTTAGTTTAGCGTAAAATATTTGCTCAACtcttaattttatattaattatgACCTTATTCCATCCAACTTATGTACATAGAAatgtacaaaaaaataattaacagGGAGAACCAAAAAATATGAATATAAGATGACAAAGCAAATCACTAAGTAAACATGCTATTGACTTTGGTAATTAGTTGGTGGTTTTTAAAAGTAAATGTGTATTATATATGGAAGCCCTTACAATTGACATAGACAACTTGTACAATATAATTCTTTTAGAAGGAAGGGGGTGCTGCATTTGCCGTTGTGAAATGAAAGAAATGAATGAACAGAAACCAATGAAAAAACAACAGAAATCACAAAATTAaggaagaaattaattaaaccatttGCTTAATTTCTGCTGGCCAAAATTGCCTAGGAATTTTTGTGGTATAGAGACATAAAGTACTCATAATATTTGTCTGTCCAGAGTAATTCAAGCTGAAGCTTTCCACAAAGGATATTagaataatataatatatatgcacAAGACCGTCGACATGGAGCAAGTATCCAAAACCATCCACTTAGTTGCAAAAGGAAGAAACCCTACAACTCAGCCAACTAGTTCCACCGTTTGAAATCAATGCTTGCCCAAATAAAGCATATTTACATCCCATCATATTCAAAACGCAGAGGAAGCAGGGAATTTATGTATAGTCAGTATAGTTTGAATTCATACACTCACCTATCAAATGTAAAGCTGGCTATAACTATACCATGCATCAATGCAGTACTtatgggtggtttgggagtgaggtgcttaaaaaaaaaccacccatgaaaaaaagctgtgagggttttaggtgtttggtaaactgaaaaaaaaaaggcttattttggaagctgctgtgagaataggctgaaatcaaaggaaaaagctgaagctgctatttgcagctttggaaaactggcttttttttcaaagcacacggagctacagtgctcatttaatgaaaatacccactatcagactgttttttttttccaaaagcacttttacaaaaaagtttaccaaatactctgctgatttatttcacagccgcttattctcacagcacaaccgcttattctcacaacagctttttttcaaagcacagcaataccaaaccagcccttaatcaAGTggccttcttttttcttttcatttttttcttccaacAACAACAGGGTAATTTATAATCTATACATTTAAATACAAGAAGAAGAATTCGACATGAGTATAAAAATAGAGTTTTTGAGAGTGAATCTCACATTGGAGAAAGTAGGTTAATATAAATAAGTTGAGGTACGTACTCTATATATTGTCAATTTATTTTATagtaaaacctaaatttttttcatgaGCACATATATAGCAGCTTAATTAAGGCCAAGCATGCTAATCAAGTGGATTTCATTAATTTGCTAAgctaatgaagaaaaaaaaaacagagaaatgAGTTTAAGCCAGCACATGTTTATTACTTTGGAAAATACTCAGAACTTATTCCATATGCTGGTCGAGGGCATATTGTGATCACTGTCGCAAAAATAGTCATCTGGTTCGATCGAATTCCCAGATAATAATCCTAGTTGGCCTATTTTTATTGGACTTTATGTGACATGACAAGGAGCAAATTGTAGTATATTGTCTTTAGCTGAAACAATTTGTGCACAAATCTGCTTCTGAATTCCACAAGCTAGCTAGCATGATGGAACATTAGTAAGAACATTAATctatataataattttaaaaatcccAATTTGCAAAGGTGGGTGGAATTATTGCTGGACCTCGTTCCTTattctatatataaaaaaaccCCATTGGTGATAGCAACTTTACAATTTCAGACACACTCACACGAAACTAATGTCACTACAAGGATGAAGAATCCACCTCATGTAGAGAATCAAATACACCCACCATAACCCATTTTTCTTTATGCAAATAACTATTAATTAATGCTTTAGTAATTATGGATGCGTTTGAAATTTGCAAGAATTTTACCAAATTTCATTAGGATAATGCTTCCTTCGTTCTCAATAAGATGGAAAGTTATCATTCCCCTCTAAGGTGACATTATTTTATCGTATAAATTCTCATAATCAGAATCTCGCTCATTCTCTTTATTATCATATAAAGATCCTCTTTAcaaaaattcattcaatttaaAGACTGTTCTGTTATCCATATAATCGTGTCATAAATATAACCAAAGAATAAAATAACTATATATTATGTTCTTATTACTTTAGATAAGTCTAAGGGCATAATAGTAATTTCAATTTAGGGCCACTTTCTTCCTCCgaccatatttttttataaagtaaagctattcacacacccttttttaccttcacacatccttgttaatttttgtcaattaattttcttcaattcaatccgaTTGACGGAAATTGAGAGAAGTGTGTAagaggtaaaaatgagtgtatGGATCGTACCACCTTTTCTATGTGTCCATCTCTCCTTAATCTTATACACTCTCATGTATAACATGTGGCCTGAATCTAGTATAGCTATAATGTGTTTTCACTTGTTTTAAAATTCTAGAAAGCATTACcacaatataaataaataaacacacacacacacacacacacacacacatatatatatatatatatatatatatatatatatatatatatatatatatatatatatatgtatatgtatataagaATCTTGGTCAAATTCAAGTGTCTCATTTTATTTTCCCAATAATAAGTGATCGTTTACGGCAGTACTCTAAAATGGTGTATAATTTATTTCTCATGCGCTTAATTACATTGCATGTTACATCATCTTTGCAATAATATTGATCCCTCTTGTAAAACGATAAAACgaataaaaaagagagaaaggaacAAAGTTGGCTTTCcctgcatgcatatatatatatatatataagtacaaTCAAGTTCATGAACATCGTCAATCTAACTGTACACAGTAGCACTGCATATCATTCTTCCATTATTAATTACCAGTAGTGCTCCAAGCTATATACTGTGCTAGCTTGcccaaatataattttttaacacactaAGATGATAGGGTGGGAAGATGTTTACAAGGTGGTGGCGGCTATGGTTCCACTCTACTTTGCCCTAATTTTAGGGTACGGCTCAGTGAGGTGGTGGGGCGTCTTCACTCCCGAGCAGTGTGGCGCGATCAACCGCTTCGTTTGTTTCTTTACTCTCCCACTCTTCACGTTTGAATTCACTGCACATGTTGATCCTTACAAATGGAACTACCGCTTCATTGGCGCCGACGCCATCTCTAAGGTCATAATCGTCGTGGTGCTAGTACTCTGGGGCAAGTGCAGCAGCAAAGGAAGTTATAGCTGGTCCATCACAAGCTTCTCGTTGTGCACGTTAACCAATTCCCTTGTGGTTGGTGTGCCCTTGATTAAAGCCATGTATGGTTCGTCAGCCGTTGATCTTGTTGTTCAATCATCGGTCGTGCAGGCCATCATATGGCTCACCATTCTTTTATTCGTCTTGGAATTTCGACGAACGGGGTCGATAGACATAGTTTCAAGTAGTACTACTGTCGACACTCGAGTTCAATCGGTTGATCCACAAGGGAAAGATGTAGAAGCCATGGAGGAGATAACAATAACTACTAGGCCTTCCTTTTGGTACTTGATG
Proteins encoded in this region:
- the LOC126593341 gene encoding protein TRIGALACTOSYLDIACYLGLYCEROL 3, chloroplastic-like; the encoded protein is MFSLSNSVLFPLATSSGFTSKGFSRPVRFARTINWYSSDKQKEEPRNVLCACMAPHPNLRSDESFATKFEDSFKSEDLSRVQEPEGDSDVLIECRDVYKSFGEKNILRGVSFKIRHGEAVGIIGPSGTGKSTVLKIMAGLLAPDKGEVYIRGRKRVGLISDDEISGLRIGLVFQSAALFDSLTVRENVGFLLYENSSMPEDQIAKLVTESLAAVGLKGVEDRLPSELSGGMKKRVALARSIIYDTTKEAIEPEVLLYDEPTAGLDPIASTVVEDLIRSVHTKGQDAVEKPGQIASYVVVTHQHSTIRRAVDRLLFLYEGEIVWQGMTHEFTTSTNPIVQQFASGNLDGPIKY
- the LOC126592089 gene encoding auxin efflux carrier component 5-like; the encoded protein is MIGWEDVYKVVAAMVPLYFALILGYGSVRWWGVFTPEQCGAINRFVCFFTLPLFTFEFTAHVDPYKWNYRFIGADAISKVIIVVVLVLWGKCSSKGSYSWSITSFSLCTLTNSLVVGVPLIKAMYGSSAVDLVVQSSVVQAIIWLTILLFVLEFRRTGSIDIVSSSTTVDTRVQSVDPQGKDVEAMEEITITTRPSFWYLMKAVWVKLGMNPNSYAVFIGIAWAFIANRWHIELPSIMEGSVLIMSKAGTGTAMFSMGIFMALQEKFVACGTSRTIIGMVLRFIAGPAAMAIGCIAVGLHGDVLRVAIIQAALPQSITSFIFAKEYGLHAEVLSTAVIFGMLVSLPVLIAYYAVLEFVH